In a genomic window of Colius striatus isolate bColStr4 chromosome 2, bColStr4.1.hap1, whole genome shotgun sequence:
- the PEX13 gene encoding peroxisome biogenesis factor 13 has product MASQPPPPKPWENRRLAGSVAPAFQSPDFGDNLLTRPGQPTVARIPPPILPRPSQQTGSSSLSAFRPAYSSSFSPGYGSYGTSFYGSYSPYSYGYGGLGYNRFRADDIPPSRFVQQAEESSRGAFQSIESIVHAFASVSMMMDATFSAVYNSFRAVLDVANHFSRLKAHFTKVFSAFALVRTIRYLYIRLQRLLGLRKSSENEDLWAESEGTVARVGLEDKAGSSAKSWPIFLFFAVIMGGPYLIWKLLSTYSDEETVSSNWASGEDDHVVGRAEYDFNALSEEEISFRAGDMLKLAPKEQQPKIRGWLLASYDGQTTGLVPANYIKILGKRRGRKTVDLGKITEQQPAFTSTSVRGSTATVTLEEQEAAFDTVFAESNKVPVVSDSTGVSGEKQEL; this is encoded by the exons GTCTCCTGACTTTGGTGACAACCTGCTGACCAGGCCTGGACAACCCACGGTTGCACGGATACCTCCACCCATTTTGCCAAGACCATCCCAGCAAACaggaagcagcagcctgagcgCTTTCAGGCCAGCGTATAGTagttctttttctccaggctatGGTTCATATGGAACCTCTTTTTATGGAAGCTATAGTCCCTACAGTTACGGATATGGTGGTCTGGGTTATAACCGCTTTCGTGCAGATGATATTCCTCCCAGCAGGTTTGTTCAGCAGGCtgaagagagcagcagaggtgcCTTTCAGTCCATCGAAAGCATCGTGCACGCGTTTGCCTCGGTCAGCATGATGATGGATGCTACCTTTTCAGCTGTGTACAACAGCTTCAGAGCTGTGTTGGATGTGGCCAATCACTTCTCCCGCCTCAAAGCACACTTCACAAAGGTGttttcagcttttgctttagTGAGAACTATAAGATACCTCTACATACGCCTGCAACGATTGCTGGGCCTGCGGAAGAGCTCTGAGAATGAGGATTTGTGGGCTGAAAGTGAGGGGACAGTAGCTCGTGTTGGCCTTGAGGACAAGGCGGGTAGCTCTGCAAAATCCTGGCCCATCTTCTTGTTCTTTGCTGTTATCATGGGTGGCCCCTATCTGATTTGGAAACTGCTTTCGACGTACAGTGACGAAGAAACAG TATCTAGTAACTGGGCAAGTGGAGAAGATGATCACGTAGTTGGAAGAGCAGAATATGATTTCAATGCTCTCTCAGAAGAAGAAATTTCTTTCCGTGCTGGTGACATGCTAAAATTAGCTCCCAAAG aacaACAACCCAAAATCCGCGGTTGGCTTTTGGCTAGTTACGATGGCCAAACAACAGGACTTGTGCCAGCTAATTACATCAAAATCCTGGGCAAAAGAAGAGGTAGGAAAACAGTGGACCTGGGAAAGATTACAGAGCAACAGCCAGCCTTTACCAGCACATCTGTCAGAGGATCCACTGCTACTGTGACTTTAGAGGAGCAGGAAGCTGCTTTTGATACTGTTTTTGCTGAAAGTAATAAAGTTCCTGTTGTGTCTGACTCCACGGGGGTTAGTGGAGAGAAACAGGAACTCTAA